A stretch of DNA from Methanolinea mesophila:
TCATCACCGTAGGAGCGTTATCGCCCTTGGGAGCGGGATCCCCGGAACCCAGGTGCATAGGTCATGATCGGGCCGGGGGCGGTTTCCCCATTTCGACCCCGGGGCATTCAGGAGCGAGCCGCCTCCGGAAGAGGTACCTTCCGGATAACCTTCACCGCATGGTGCAATGGGGAATATCCTGATGATAAGGGTCATCGTTTTGCGGGTAGGGATGTGTGGACCGCCCTACCGGATATTCAGTACTGAACCCGGAAAAAAACCCAATCTTTATCCACGCATTCATTGGATGTAATCATCAATGAATTTCTCCTGTAGCGGGATGATATTTGGTGGAAGGAGGGATTGAAAAGATGCAGGAAACAGAAGTATGTTCGGGCCCGGCCATAAAAGAAGGGGATGAAGACAAGCACCCGGAGGGAACCGGATCAAAATTATGGCACATTATTCTCATCGCTCTCATCGCCATCGCCTTTACCGCTGCGTTCCTGACCCTCTACGGCGCATTGAACAACCTCATCTGGTTTGATAACGATTTTGTCGCCGCGAACCGGTGGACCATTCCTGTGGGAGTTATGATATTCTCGCTCGCAGTCGGGCTCTGCCAGAAATATCTCCATGCCCCCAACGAAATCAACGGCAGTTTCGTGGAATCTCTCAAGGGGGAGGGTGCGGAGATCAACTACCGGACCTTTCCCGGGGCGTTCCTTTCCTCGATCTTCTCGCTCCTTTCAGGGGCCAGCATCGGCCCGGAGGGGACTATCGCGGTCCTCGTCGGTGATATTGCGAGCTTCACCAGGCAGAAGCTGAAATTCGCGGTTCATTCGGCAGGGGATGCACTCGGTTTCGACGTCGCGGCCATGGCGTCCGCATTCAACGGCATTATAGGAAGCGTCCTGTTCACCGGTATCTTCGCGACCGAGTTCCAGGTGGGTGGGAAAAAGAACGCGCTGCGTTTTCTCACCTGGAACCTGCTCGCGGGCGCCATCGGGTACATGTTTTACGCCGCCATCGGGCTTCCCGCATTCGCCCAGGCGATCCCGTTTTCACCCATTGGAGATCTTCACCTGGTCTATATCCTCGATGCGTTCCTTCTCGGAGTGCTCGGGGCCCTGATTGCCATCTTTATGGGGATTTCCATGAAGGGTGCCGGCAAGTTATTCGACCGGGTTTTCGGGGAAAAAATTATGCTCAGGATCCTGGGAGCGGGAGCGATCATCGCCGTGGTATGCTACATCTTCCCGGAGGTAATGTTCTCCGGGGAGATCCAGGTCCGTACCCTGATCGATAACCCGGCGCTGTTCGGGGTTGCGATGCTGCTTCTCTTTGCGCTGCTGAAGATCCTGCTCCTCGCGGTCTCGTTCAAGGGCGGGTATCTTGGCGGACCAATCTTCCCGATCCTTTTCTCCTCCACGATGATCGGGCTTGCCCTATCCCTCGTGTTCCCCGGAGTCCCGGTCTCTATCCTGGTCCTGTGCATCGAAGTGGCCGCCATTACCCTTGCCCTGGGGGCGCCGCTCACGGCGATCCTCCTGGTCGCGGTCGTAGGGGCCGCCGATCCTCATACGGTTGCCTTGCTTGCCCTTTCTGCGGTAACTGCGATGATCCTCATGCAGGCACTCACGCGGTTCCGGGAGAAACGGGGTGCCGGAGGCGAGGAGGCACCGGGGGAATGAGCGGGCAGGGCGCAATATTTTTCCCGATCCCAAGGTTCTCGCGATGACGTTTATGTATTTTTGAAGTGGTTTTTCAGGCGGATCCGAGCCCGTCGGGTCGACAGGGCACATATGGTGGGGTCGGGCCGGGTCCTGCCGGGAAGCGGCATGAGGCGATTCCTGTGCAGGATCGGCAGAACCCGGCTGCCGGGCGCAGAAACGTGAATAAAGACTATTTCATGACTTTTTTGAAAATCCTGCATGTTATGACATACCGGAGGCTGACGCTTTCGCCATCTGCGGCAGTCCCGGCGCGATATCGTCGAACCGCTTTCGCACCCGGATTGTAATAGCAGTAGTTGAGCTTCCGGATTTTTACGGAAACGTCAAAAAAAGGATTATTTTCTCATCATGAACGAGCCTATGATGGCCACGATTCCGCCGAGGATGGCGAATCCACCCATAATGTAGGGGAGGAGAATCGCGGTGACCAGCGTGTTTCCGAGGATGATGATACCCAGGATGATCCCGATGATACCGAGGATCACCGCTCCCCAGTCCTTGGTCGCAAAGCCCCGGAAGAGGTAGACGAATCCCATAAACAGGCCCCAGACCCCAATCACGATGGCAAGCAGCGGGAGGATGAGAATCGTGCTGTAGTACGGATAGGTCAGTATGATCAGCCCGGCGATGATACCGAGAATTCCGAGCACCACTTTCCACGCGACATCCTGTTTCGTCATCGCCGCGCTGATAATTCCGAAAATACCGCTCACGAACCAGTACGCGCCGAGGAATATCAACAGCACGAACAACGTCTGGAGCGGATACGCGATGAGATATCCTCCGATAATCAGGAGGATGATTCCCTGGATAAGGACGAGCCACCAGGGAATGAACTGCATCATACGGGCGCCTTCGGCACCCACGGTTTCTTCCATTAACACAACCTCGTTACCTTTTGCGGTATAGTCAATAATCAGGCTTCAACATATTAACCTTTCGCAAAAATCAGGGGATACTCTCCCGCTAATAAGAATCGGAGTTCTATCATCACTTTTTTTAACGTGGGGCCGGCATGAAGGACTCATCAAGGCCGCCGCCCGGATTCCCGGTCAAAAAAGACTGTTCGCTCCCATAGTTCCCTTCAGGGGGCGTTTTTCATTTTCAACCGCGTGATTCGCGGTGTGCCACACGAAGAGATTCTCGCAGTCATTCCCTGCCCGGGAATGAGACCCAGGCCCTGTGAGCAGGATCCATCC
This window harbors:
- a CDS encoding chloride channel protein, with the translated sequence MQETEVCSGPAIKEGDEDKHPEGTGSKLWHIILIALIAIAFTAAFLTLYGALNNLIWFDNDFVAANRWTIPVGVMIFSLAVGLCQKYLHAPNEINGSFVESLKGEGAEINYRTFPGAFLSSIFSLLSGASIGPEGTIAVLVGDIASFTRQKLKFAVHSAGDALGFDVAAMASAFNGIIGSVLFTGIFATEFQVGGKKNALRFLTWNLLAGAIGYMFYAAIGLPAFAQAIPFSPIGDLHLVYILDAFLLGVLGALIAIFMGISMKGAGKLFDRVFGEKIMLRILGAGAIIAVVCYIFPEVMFSGEIQVRTLIDNPALFGVAMLLLFALLKILLLAVSFKGGYLGGPIFPILFSSTMIGLALSLVFPGVPVSILVLCIEVAAITLALGAPLTAILLVAVVGAADPHTVALLALSAVTAMILMQALTRFREKRGAGGEEAPGE
- a CDS encoding DUF308 domain-containing protein, whose translation is MEETVGAEGARMMQFIPWWLVLIQGIILLIIGGYLIAYPLQTLFVLLIFLGAYWFVSGIFGIISAAMTKQDVAWKVVLGILGIIAGLIILTYPYYSTILILPLLAIVIGVWGLFMGFVYLFRGFATKDWGAVILGIIGIILGIIILGNTLVTAILLPYIMGGFAILGGIVAIIGSFMMRK